In Mixophyes fleayi isolate aMixFle1 chromosome 4, aMixFle1.hap1, whole genome shotgun sequence, the following proteins share a genomic window:
- the PEX11A gene encoding peroxisomal membrane protein 11A isoform X2 has protein sequence MDSFVKFTNQSQGRDRLFRAIQYACMLLSYILENKPGREKVVMKLKRVESNMSSGRKLFRLGNVVHAFEAAKAAIQLSDPILCYCLTAVNLNRVLYFTCDSVLWARSAGLVSDIDKEKWRHRASQCYFSSLLFHIARDLYVIRQCMEKEAKERRHLHSDAECDANLNSNNALMKSLENFLFVLFLSLKNHPPVLLDTIKNVCDLFSPLDRLGVYKTNQGFIGVCGLVSSLVGIITVANPLLKLKH, from the exons ATGGATTCATTTGTGAAGTTTACAAACCAAAGTCAAGGGAGAGATCGACTTTTCAG aGCTATTCAGTATGCATGCATGTTGCTTAgttatattttagaaaataaacctGGCAGAGAGAAAGTGGTAATGAAGCTCAAACGAGTGGAATCTAACATGAGTTCTGGGCGTAAAT TGTTCCGACTAGGCAACGTGGTGCATGCCTTTGAAGCTGCAAAAGCTGCTATACAGCTGTCAGATCCCATCTTATGTTACTGCTTAACTGCTGTCAATTTAAACCGCGTTCTTTATTTTACCTGTGACTCTGTCCTGTGGGCGAGAAGTGCGGGTCTAGTATCTGACATCGACAAGGAGAAATGGCGACATCGAGCTTCCCAGTGTTATTTCTCTTCTCTCCTGTTTCACATAGCCAGGGATTTGTATGTAATAAGACAGTGCATGGAGAAAGAGGCTAAAGAGAGAAGACACTTGCACAGCGATGCAGAGTGTGACGCTAATCTAAACTCTAACAATGCCCTGATGAAAAGCCTTGAAAATTTCTTATTTGTACTCTTCTTGAGCCTAAAGAACCACCCACCTGTCTTATTGGACACAATAAAGAATGTGTGTGATCTTTTCAGTCCTCTGGACCGCTTGGGTGTTTACAAAACCAATCAAGGTTTCATTGGCGTATGTGGCCTGGTATCTTCACTTGTGGGTATCATTACAGTTGCAAATCCATTGTTAAAACTAAAACACTGA
- the PEX11A gene encoding peroxisomal membrane protein 11A isoform X1 yields MNKRRKIRNPLFCFSIKNIILIFFHFRAIQYACMLLSYILENKPGREKVVMKLKRVESNMSSGRKLFRLGNVVHAFEAAKAAIQLSDPILCYCLTAVNLNRVLYFTCDSVLWARSAGLVSDIDKEKWRHRASQCYFSSLLFHIARDLYVIRQCMEKEAKERRHLHSDAECDANLNSNNALMKSLENFLFVLFLSLKNHPPVLLDTIKNVCDLFSPLDRLGVYKTNQGFIGVCGLVSSLVGIITVANPLLKLKH; encoded by the exons AtgaacaaaagaagaaaaatcaggaatccacttttttgtttttccatAAAAAACATCAtactcatttttttccatttcagaGCTATTCAGTATGCATGCATGTTGCTTAgttatattttagaaaataaacctGGCAGAGAGAAAGTGGTAATGAAGCTCAAACGAGTGGAATCTAACATGAGTTCTGGGCGTAAAT TGTTCCGACTAGGCAACGTGGTGCATGCCTTTGAAGCTGCAAAAGCTGCTATACAGCTGTCAGATCCCATCTTATGTTACTGCTTAACTGCTGTCAATTTAAACCGCGTTCTTTATTTTACCTGTGACTCTGTCCTGTGGGCGAGAAGTGCGGGTCTAGTATCTGACATCGACAAGGAGAAATGGCGACATCGAGCTTCCCAGTGTTATTTCTCTTCTCTCCTGTTTCACATAGCCAGGGATTTGTATGTAATAAGACAGTGCATGGAGAAAGAGGCTAAAGAGAGAAGACACTTGCACAGCGATGCAGAGTGTGACGCTAATCTAAACTCTAACAATGCCCTGATGAAAAGCCTTGAAAATTTCTTATTTGTACTCTTCTTGAGCCTAAAGAACCACCCACCTGTCTTATTGGACACAATAAAGAATGTGTGTGATCTTTTCAGTCCTCTGGACCGCTTGGGTGTTTACAAAACCAATCAAGGTTTCATTGGCGTATGTGGCCTGGTATCTTCACTTGTGGGTATCATTACAGTTGCAAATCCATTGTTAAAACTAAAACACTGA